Within the Arachis duranensis cultivar V14167 chromosome 10, aradu.V14167.gnm2.J7QH, whole genome shotgun sequence genome, the region agatTTTTTTGTCTCAAAAGGTTCTTCAAGCaatgtcgaccaagattccgagtggtcttggttgggtagatcctgttcctttaagagtcccttctgtggtagattctgagtatttggctaggtttcgtaggcaatgtagcatatgtgaggatagggagtctgagagggattatgagttAGTAGCtccggattccgaggagagagtttgCTTCCCGCCTTTAGacagttccgagaagctcttcttttacgcctatgattgttttttctctaagctgggtgtccgacttccttttaccgacctggagtccgaggtgttgtggtcctgtaaccttgcccctacgcagctccatccaaattcctgggcatttttaaagctgttccaacttttgtgccagtttttgggtgtccctccctctatttctcttttttcctatttgtttgtgttAACGAGGCCGGGTTCGGGTGGGGGGAAGGtgtcttgggtctcttttagggctaaccTGGGGAGGAAGTTctgtaccctgtatgatgagtcttttcacgattttaagaactattatttcaaggtccgggctactggggacgtccgacctttctttctagatgagagtggggagccttcctttcctctttgttggcaggagaatgtagtgtctgctaagtatacctttgagagtctagatgaggtggagcaggcttttgtNNNNNNNNNNNNNNNNNNNNNNNNNNNNNNNNNNNNNNNNNNNNNNNNNNNNNNNNNNNNNNNNNNNNNNNNNNNNNNNNNNNNNNNNNNNNNNNNNNNNNNNNNNNNNNNNNNNNNNNNNNNNNNNNNNNNNNNNNNNNNNNNNNNNNNNNNNNNNNNNNNNNNNNNNNNNNNNNNNNNNNNNNNNNNNNNNNNNNNNNNNNNNNNNNNNNNNNNNNNNNNNNNNNNNNNNNNNNNNNNNNNNNNNNNNNNNNNNNNNNNNNNNNNNNNNNNNNNNNNNNNNNNNNNNNNNNNNNNNNNNNNNNNNNNNNNNNNNNNNNNNNNNNNNNNNNNNNNNNNNNNNNNNNNNNNNNNNNNNNNNNNNNNNNNNNNNNNNNNNNNNNNNNNNNNNNNNNNNNNNNNNNNNNNNNNNNNNNNNNNNNNNNNNNNNNNNNNNNNNNNNNNNNNNNNNNNNNNNNNNNNNNNNNNNNNNNNNNNNNNNNNNNNNNNNNNNNNNNNNNNNNNNNNNNNNNNNNNNNNNNNNNNNNNNNNNNNNNNNNNNNNNNNNNNNNNNNNNNNNNNNNNNNNNNNNNNNNNNNNNNNNNNNNNNNNNNNNNNNNNNNNNNNNNNNNNNNNNNNNNNNNNNNNNNNNNNNNNNNNNNNNNNNNNNNNNNNNNNNNNNNNNNNNNNNNNNNNNNNNNNNNNNNNNNNNNNNNNNNNNNNNNNNNNNNNNNNNNNNNNNNNNNNNNNNNNNNNNNNNNNNNNNNNNNNNNNNNNNNNNNNNNNNNNNNNNNNNNNNNNNNNNNNNNNNNNNNNNNNNNNNNNNNNNNNNNNNNNNNNNNNNNNNNNNNNNNNNNNNNNNNNNNNNNNNNNNNNNNNNNNNNNNNNNNNNNNNNNNNNNNNNNNNNNNNNNNNNNNNNNNNNNNNNNNNNNNNNNNNNNNNNNNNNNNNNNNNNNNNNNNNNNNNNNNNNNNNNNNNNNNNNNNNNNNNNNNNNNNNNNNNNNNNNNNNNNNNNNNNNNNNNNNNNNNNNNNNNNNNNNNNNNNNNNNNNNNNNNNNNNNNNNNNNNNNNNNNNNNNNNNNNNNNNNNNNNNNNNNNNNNNNNNNNNNNNNNNNNNNNNNNNNNNNNNNNNNNNNNNNNNNNNNNNNNNNNNNNNNNNNNNNNNNNNNNNNNNNNNNNNNNNNNNNNNNNNNNNNNNNNNNNNNNNNNNNNNNNNNNNNNNNNNNNNNNNNNNNNNNNNNNNNNNNNNNNNNNNNNNNNNNNNNNNNNNNNNNNNNNNNNNNNNNNNNNNNNNNNNNNNNNNNNNNNNNNNNNNNNNNNNNNNNNNNNNNNNNNNNNNNNNNNNNNNNNNNNNNNNNNNNNNNNNNNNNNNNNNNNNNNNNNNNNNNNNNNNNNNNNNNNNNNNNNNNNNNNNNNNNNNNNNNNNNNNNNNNNNNNNNNNNNNNNNNNNNNNNNNNNNNNNNNNNNNNNNNNNNNNNNNNNNNNNNNNNNNNNNNNNNNNNNNNNNNNNNNNNNNNNNNNNNNNNNNNNNNNNNNNNNNNNNNNNNNNNNNNNNNNNNNNNNNNNNNNNNNNNNNNNNNNNNNNNNNNNNNNNNNNNNNNNNNNNNNNNNNNNNNNNNNNNNNNNNNNNNNNNNNNNNNNNNNNNNNNNNNNNNNNNNNNNNNNNNNNNNNNNNNNNNNNNNNNNNNNNNNNNNNNNNNNNNNNNNNNNNNNNNNNNNNNNNNNNNNNNNNNNNNNNNNNNNNNNNNNNNNNNNNNNNNNNNNNNNNNNNNNNNNNNNNNNNNNNNNNNNNNNNNNNNNNNNNNNNNNNNNNNNNNNNNNNNNNNNNNNNNNNNNNNNNNNNNNNNNNNNNNNNNNNNNNNNNNNNNNNNNNNNNNNNNNNNNNNNNNNNNNNNNNNNNNNNNNNNNNNNNNNNNNNNNNNNNNNNNNNNNNNNNNNNNNNNNNNNNNNNNNNNNNNNNNNNNNNNNNNNNNNNNNNNNNNNNNNNNNNNNNNNNNNNNNNNNNNNNNNNNNNNNNNNNNNNNNNNNNNNNNNNNNNNNNNNNNNNNNNNNNNNNNNNNNNNNNNNNNNNNNNNNNNNNNNNNNNNNNNNNNNNNNNNNNNNNNNNNNNNNNNNNNNNNNNNNNNNNNNNNNNNNNNNNNNNNNNNNNNNNNNNNNNNNNNNNNNNNNNNNNNNNNNNNNNNNNNNNNNNNNNNNNNNNNNNNNNNNNNNNNNNNNNNNNNNNNNNNNNNNNNNNNNNNNNNNNNNNNNNNNNNNNNNNNNNNNNNNNNNNNNNNNNNNNNNNNNNNNNNNNNNNNNNNNNNNNNNNNNNNNNNNNNNNNNNNNNNNNNNNNNNNNNNNNNNNNNNNNNNNNNNNNNNNNNNNNNNNNNNNNNNNNNNNNNNNNNNNNNNNNNNNNNNNNNNNNNNNNNNNNNNNNNNNNNNNNNNNNNNNNNNNNNNNNNNNNNNNNNNNNNNNNNNNNNNNNNNNNNNNNNNNNNNNNNNNNNNNNNNNNNNNNNNNNNNNNNNNNNNNNNNNNNNNNNNNNNNNNNNNNNNNNNNNNNNNNNNNNNNNNNNNNNNNNNNNNNNNNNNNNNNNNNNNNNNNNNNNNNNNNNNNNNNNNNNNNNNNNNNNNNNNNNNNNNNNNNNNNNNNNNNNNNNNNNNNNNNNNNNNNNNNNNNNNNNNNNNNNNNNNNNNNNNNNNNNNNNNNNNNNNNNNNNNNNNNNNNNNNNNNNNNNNNNNNNNNNNNNNNNNNNNNNNNNNNNNNNNNNNNNNNNNNNNNNNNNNNNNNNNNNNNNNNNNNNNNNNNNNNNNNNNNNNNNNNNNNNNNNNNNNNNNNNNNNNNNNNNNNNNNNNNNNNNNNNNNNNNNNNNNNNNNNNNNNNNNNNNNNNNNNNNNNNNNNNNNNNNNNNNNNNNNNNNNNNNNNNNNNNNNNNNNNNNNNNNNNNNNNNNNNNNNNNNNNNNNNNNNNNNNNNNNNNNNNNNNNNNNNNNNNNNNNNNNNNNNNNNNNNNNNNNNNNNNNNNNNNNNNNNNNNNNNNNNNNNNNNNNNNNNNNNNNNNNNNNNNNNNNNNNNNNNNNNNNNNNNNNNNNNNNNNNNNNNNNNNNNNNNNNNNNNNNNNNNNNNNNNNNNNNNNNNNNNNNNNNNNNNNNNNNNNNNNNNNNNNNNNNNNNNNNNNNNNNNNNNNNNNNNNNNNNNNNNNNNNNNNNNNNNNNNNNNNNNNNNNNNNNNNNNNNNNNNNNNNNNNNNNNNNNNNNNNNNNNNNNNNNNNNNNNNNNNNNNNNNNNNNNNNNNNNNNNNNNNNNNNNNNNNNNNNNNNNNNNNNNNNNNNNNNNNNNNNNNNNNNNNNNNNNNNNNNNNNNNNNNNNNNNNNNNNNNNNNNNNNNNNNNNNNNNNNNNNNNNNNNNNNNNNNNNNNNNNNNNNNNNNNNNNNNNNNNNNNNNNNNNNNNNNNNNNNNNNNNNNNNNNNNNNNNNNNNNNNNNNNNNNNNNNNNNNNNNNNNNNNNNNNNNNNNNNNNNNNNNNNNNNNNNNNNNNNNNNNNNNNNNNNNNNNNNNNNNNNNNNNNNNNNNNNNNNNNNNNNNNNNNNNNNNNNNNNNNNNNNNNNNNNNNNNNNNNNNNNNNNNNNNNNNNNNNNNNNNNNNNNNNNNNNNNNNNNNNNNNNNNNNNNNNNNNNNNNNNNNNNNNNNNNNNNNNNNNNNNNNNNNNNNNNNNNNNNNNNNNNNNNNNNNNNNNNNNNNNNNNNNNNNNNNNNNNNNNNNNNNNNNNNNNNNNNNNNNNNNNNNNNNNNNNNNNNNNNNNNNNNNNNNNNNNNNNNNNNNNNNNNNNNNNNNNNNNNNNNNNNNNNNNNNNNNNNNNNNNNNNNNNNNNNNNNNNNNNNNNNNNNNNNNNNNNNNNNNNNNNNNNNNNNNNNNNNNNNNNNNNNNNNNNNNNNNNNNNNNNNNNNNNNNNNNNNNNNNNNNNNNNNNNNNNNNNNNNNNNNNNNNNNNNNNNNNNNNNNNNNNNNNNNNNNNNNNNNNNNNNNNNNNNNNNNNNNNNNNNNNNNNNNNNNNNNNNNNNNNNNNNNNNNNNNNNNNNNNNNNNNNNNNNNNNNNNNNNNNNNNNNNNNNNNNNNNNNNNNNNNNNNNNNNNNNNNNNNNNNNNNNNNNNNNNNNNNNNNNNNNNNNNNNNNNNNNNNNNNNNNNNNNNNNNNNNNNNNNNNNNNNNNNNNNNNNNNNNNNNNNNNNNNNNNNNNNNNNNNNNNNNNNNNNNNNNNNNNNNNNNNNNNNNNNNNNNNNNNNNNNNNNNNNNNNNNNNNNNNNNNNNNNNNNNNNATGATGTGATGACctgggagtcgctgaagatcgtgattctctgggctccgacctcttcggctagctttagacctgctagtagggcctcatattcggcttggttgttcgaagcctggaacccgaattttagggatagttctatccgcgttccttggtcgctttcgagtataaccccggctccgcttcctgttttgtttgaggacccgtcgacatacaggttccaTGAGAGTGGGGTTCCAGGGGTCTCAGTGTATNNNNNNNNNNNNNNNNNNNNNNNNNNNNNNNNNNNNNNNNNNNNNNNNNNNNNNNNNNNNNNNNNNNNNNNNNNNNNNNNNNNNNNNNNNNNNNNNNNNNNNNNNNNNNNNNNNNNNNNNNNNNNNNNNNNNNNNNNNNNNNNNNNNNNNNNNNNNNNNNNNNNNNNNNNNNNNNNNNNNNNNNNNNNNNNNNNNNNNNNNNNNNNNNNNNNNNNNNNNNNNNNNNNNNNNNNNNNNNNNNNNNNNNNNNNNNNNNNNNNNNNNNNNNNNNNNNNNNNNNNNNNNNNNNNNNNNNNNNNNNNNNNNNNNNNNNNNNNNNNNNNNNNNNNNNNNNNNNNNNNNNNNNNNNNNNNNNNNNNNNNNNNNNNNNNNNNNNNNNNNNNNNNNNNNNNNNNNNNNNNNNNNNNNNNNNNNNNNNNNNNNNNNNNNNNNNNNNNNNNNNNNNNNNNNNNNNNNNNNNNNNNNNNNNNNNNNNNNNNNNNNNNNNNNNNNNNNNNNNNNNNNNNNNNNNNNNNNNNNNNNNNNNNNNNNNNNNNNNNNNNNNNNNNNNNNNNNNNNNNNNNNNNNNNNNNNNNNNNNNNNNNNNNNNNNNNNNNNNNNNNNNNNNNNNNNNNNNNNNTAATGAACCCTGcatctagtagtgcttgtacttgttcttctattgcttgcatGCGTTCGGGCCCGAGCTTCCTGCGTCTTTGTTGGACAGGTCGGGATCCCGGGTACACTGATAGCTTATGGCACATTAGGTCGGggcttatgcctggcatgtcggaggctttccaggcgaagaggtcggaattctcCCTTAAGAGGGTTATGAGTTCCTCCTTTAGGCCTGTTTTGAGGTTTGCTcctatgtttgttattttttcaggTGTGTTCCCGATTTGGATTTTTTCGGTTTCTCCCCCTGGTTGTGGCCGAAGATCTTCTCGGGCTTGAACTCGCCCGAGTTCTATTGTGTTAACCTCTTTCCCCTTTAGGCTCagactttcgttgtagcatcgcCGTGCTAGTTTTTGGTCGCCTCTTAGGGTAGCGATCCCCTTTGCggtagggaacttcatacagaggtgtggggtcgagactatagccgccagtctgtttagggttggtcgtccgatgagggcattgtatgctgaagtgACGTTGACTACAATGTAGTCGATGTTTAATGTTTTAGTTTGCTCGCCCTTTCCGAAGGTAGTGTGTAACGAGATGTATCCTAAGGGACGGATCGGGGCATCTCCTAGTCCGAATAGGTCGGTGGGATAGgcctttagttctttttcttcaagtccgagtttgtcgaaggccgttttgaacaggatatctgctgagctcccctggtcaatcagggttcgatgtaagttggcgtttgctaggatgatggtgattaccattggatcgtcgtgcccgggtattattccttgagcatcttctcgggtaaatGAGATAGTAGGTAACTCGGGCAAGGGGCTGTCTTCTCGGGCATggtagacttctttgaggtgtctttttcgtGAGGATTTGGATGTCCCTCCGCCTGCGAAACCTCCGTTTATCATGTGTATGTGCCTTTCAGGGGTTCGCGGGGCTTGTTCGGCCCGATCTTCGTTATCTCCTcgccttctcttcctggtctcttctcctttatctgctatgtatctgtcgagttttccttctctggctagcttttctataacattttttaNNNNNNNNNNNNNNNNNNNNNNNNNNNNNNNNNNNNNNNNNNNNNNNNNNNNNNNNNNNNNNNNNNNNNNNNNNNNNNNNNNNNNNNNNNNNNNNNNNNNNNNNNNNNNNNNNNNNNNNNNNNNNNNNNNNNNNNNNNNNNNNNNNNNNNNNNNNNNNNNNNNNNNNNNNNNNNNNNNNNNNNNNNNNNNNNNNNNNNNNNNNNNNNNNNNNNNNNNNNNNNNNNNNNNNNNNNNNNNNNNNNNNNNNNNNNNNNNNNNNNNNNNNNNNNNNNNNNNNNNNNNNNNNNNNNNNNNNNNNNNNNNNNNNNNNNNNNNNNNNNNNNNNNNNNNNNNNNNNNNNNNNNNNNNNNNNNNNNNNNNNNNNNNNNNNNNNNNNNNNNNNNNNNNNNNNNNNNNNNNNNNNNNNNNNNNNNNNNNNNNNNNNNNNNNNNNNNNNNNNNNNNNNNNNNNNNNNNNNNNNNNNNNNNNNNNNNNNNNNNNNNNNNNNNNNNNNNNNNNNNNNNNNNNNNNNNNNNNNNNNNNNNNNNNNNNNNNNNNNNNNNNNNNNNNNNNNNNNNNNNNNNNNNNNNNNNNNNNNNNNNNNNNNNNNNNNNNNNNNNNNNNNNNNNNNNNNNNNNNNNNNNNNNNNNNNNNNNNNNNNNNNNNNNNNNNNNNNNNNNNNNNNNNNNNNNNNNNNNNNNNNNNNNNNNNNNNNNNNNNNNNNNNNNNNNNNNNNNNNNNNNNNNNNNNNNNNNNNNNNNNNNNNNNNNNNNNNNNNNNNNNNNNNNNNNNNNNNNNNNNNNNNNNNNNNNNNNNNNNNNNNNNNNNNNNNNNNNNNNNNNNNNNNNNNNNNNNNNNNNNNNNNNNNNNNNNNNNNNNNNNNNNNNNNNNNNNNNNNNNNNNNNNNNNNNNNNNNNNNNNNNGTtctgtgacccgagcttgatgtgccgagtggctggtggttgtacctgcaatgacactccgatgcttaagttagcatgggttcaagcagatatttagtagaattagagtatgagttatacctgggtgctccagtgtatttatagtagttggtcgtgatcttccctggataagatattcttatcttatcttatctttttgggagttttatctctatctttgcggaaccgcctttcccaggcctcttcggcctttaggttttgggctttgttccttttgatgggccttcttagcctatttgtccgaggtccgacctcaggcgtggacctttgggacgaggtcgggccTTCTATGATCTTGTCCgagtttggggagctcggtcagggtatgaacagttgtTATTATCACAAAAAGGAATTTATTCCTATAATCAGTCATATGCCTAGTCCCCCAAAGATGCATAAAGTGCTGCAGCTAAATTTAAGTATAAAAATACGCATACAAACACACATGGTATAATAATAGTAACTGAGCATTGTCATATGAATTGCAAGTACCAGAAAAATTTCATCTCCAGTGGCATATCTCCCTGCATGATCTTTCAATAGCTTTTCAAGTgcttaaaataatgaaaaatatgcAACATTTAATTAAGGCAAGAAAAAAAACCACTCAAATGAATAATTGGTTTGGAAGTAACAAACCAGAATATATCTTAATGGTATTCAGTGAAGTGTCACCTGTGAAGCCCTTTCTAATGACACTTTGTGCCCAAGGAAGTTTTTCATGAGGGCCAACCTTTTTTCTCAATGAAGTTATTCTGCAAAACAATATGTGCAACCTGTGGAGAGTGGATAAGATGATTAGAAAGCCGAGTAACAAAAAGGACTAGAGCTTAAGATTATGCAGCAGGTGTACCTGAAAATTGAGTGCTCTTTTGGGAACGTCATGAGGCAGCAAAGGGTATTGAGGATACTTATCGTCCAAATACTGCATACATAGAGAACATGAATAATTGAATATAAATAAGAATATATAAGAGAAACAGGGAAATTAAAATCATGAGTTGGAGGACCAACCATAATAATGGCTAAGGATTCAGCAAGAATAAAATCGCCATCCACCAGAATAGGAATTAAAGCAAGAGGATTCAACTTGAGGAACTATGATGGTTGTTTAAACAAGGCAATTTAACAATACATTTAACAGAAATAAATACAGAGCATATGTTTAGAACAAACCGGGGTCAAATTTGGAGGAAAAGCAAAAAGAATAGCAATCCAATGCAGCAACCAGCAGGGGAAAGAATGTTAATGCTACCAGCTAAAGATCTTTCACTCTTTGGAAAATCAAGTTCTTCCTTAACGAGAAAATGAaaaggacaaaaaaaaaagaaaacagagaaggaagaagatcgACAAACACTAGATCCATTCAGCTTGCGCTAGTTGAGTCAGACAGCACGACAGAAATTGAAGCAGAGTACTGACAGTCAAAAAATTAGCTGCATAAGTGTCATAATATTACCATATGAAAGTGTCCATCTAAATTCTACAATATATATTCTCCTATTTCAGCAGAAATTAGAACACTCAATTGACTGCAATAATCACTGCATATGTCTCAAATCAAGCTTTGGTTCCCAAAATACATCTTAAAATTCACGGGTACTTCGAGATATTGATTCAATCAACAAAGCAATTTAAAAGCATAAGAATAATCCTCTCTTGAGAATACTCTGCTCTCTTTAAAAGTGAAACTTATACAAGaaaaaatcaacaagaacaataacaaaaataagaataataattcaATTGACACATGGTGAAATTTACATTGGTGATTTTAGTTTGATCCGGCAGTCCACAAATAAACAACGCAGAATACAGAAGCTAAAACTCACaattaaaaccctaaaaccaaaacccaaaacctccCAAATTTCACagaaccatcatcatcatcgggcGCTTACCTCGCTTGTTAGGGATCGATGCTTTGCCTCATTGGAAACCTTGATGCTTCATAGTAGAGCAGAGAAGAGGTCGCTAGAGAGCACACAGTTTCTTTGACACTGCATAGAGAAGGCGAgtgagagagagtgagttaTAGAATGATCGAGAAGAAAAGAACGAGGCACAGAATGCTTACTTGGTGAGCGCGATGATGAATGGCAACGGTGAAGAAGAGATGAGCGACGACAAATCGAAGGTGAAAACCCTTGAAGAAGAGATAAGCAGTGGCGATGAATCGAAGGAGAAGGCGCGCGAGTTTGTGCAGGTAGCGTGAATTGGTGAcgaatcaaagaaaaaattttcattaagcTCAGTATATAGCGCAGAGATGAGGGTTACTCGATCGGATTGAAAGGGGAAGGACGATGAGAAGCGCAAAGATGAGGATGGTGAGGGCGGCGCGGCGACAAGGAGGAGGGCGAAGAGGAGCGACGGTTAGTGATGAGTGAGAGGGTTTCTGTAGCGAGAGGGTTTCTTCGTGACGGTGAGCTTTGGAGGGTTTCTTCGATGGTGACAGGGTTTCTAAAAGGGGATCGAGATGAAGgctaagtgtgagttttggaaggaCAAAAATTTCACTAAGTGTGTGAGTTTTGTTTTCGGGAAACTGaggaataaaattgattaagtgTCAAGTTTTTTGCTCTAGATACATTAGGCATCACTTTTAAAGTGCACCCAAAACTTAACAAATAGGCTACACTTTAAAAGCACTCCCTTAGATATAAAAAGTAGATCCATAAATATCAACATtcggctacgctttataagtgatttctataatacctaaggctacactttttaaatgatgccaaaattgtgtttctttttctcttaaaaaaagtgtggctgaatgggtatttttcttgtagtggaataactaagtctggattTCCAATTTCTCGTACCTTGCCAAAGGATTTgttttacagtatttatttatttttattgtcatttaaattatttgccatatttattcctcattctcaaaaccccaattttatctttttcataaccaataataagaacatacctccctgcaattccttgagaagacgacccgaggtttgaatactcggttatcaatttcaaaggggtttgttacttgtgacaaccaaacgtttgtacgaagggatttctgtcggtttagtgACTATATCTACAACTCGACTATATTTATGAacttctttactggcaaaaaatATCAACGTCAAGCATCATccaacttcttgcccaatcccttctacgggtaCTTatagtccattccaggattcattttagttctctatttgagacttcagcctgcccatttgtctgtggatgatatggagttgccactttgtggttaattccatatcggatcaGAGTagagtcaagctgtttattgcagaaatgagtgcctccatcactgatcagTACCTTAGGGACATCGAACCTGCTAAAAATATGCTTCTAGAGGAACTTTATCattgtcttagtgtcattagtgggtgttgcaattgcctctacccatttagatacatagtctactgccactagaatataagtgtttgaatatgatggtgggaaaggccccatgaagtcaataccccatacatcaaacaactcaatatctaagatcccttgctgaggcatggcataaccgtgaggcagattacccGCCCTCTGGCAACTGTCATAGTTACGTACAAAttctcgggagtctctatagagagtaggccagtagaagccacattggagaacccttgtggctgttcgctcacctccaaaatgtcctccatattgtgatctaTGGCAATTCCATAAGatcttctgtgcctcttctttaggcacacatctatggattattctgtctgcacatctcttaaagagatatggttcatcccacaagtagtactttgcatcaaaaaccaatttttttgtttgctgcctactgtactctttgggtatgagtATCACAgttttatagtttgcaatgtctgcaaatcacagtacttcctgaatggcaaagaattgctcatccagaaaggtttcagagatttcagtaggagggagggacgctcctgctactagttctatccgggacaggtgatcagctacttggttctctgtcccttttctgcctcttatttctatatcaaactcttgcagaagcaacacacATCTTATGAGTCTGAGTTTTGAATTCTGctttgtgaggagatattttagagtagcatggtcagtgtacacaatcacttttgatcctactaaataagatatgaacttgtcaatggcataaaccacttcaagcaactccttttctgtggttttgtaattcttctgtgcgttatTTAAAAcatggctagcataataaatggcatgcagaagcttgtcttatctttgtcccaatactgcaccaatggcatggtcactggcatcacatattagttcaaatggtaatgtccagtctggtgcagaaatgactggtgctgtgaccaacttagctttcagagtcttaaAGGCCtacagacactctgtgtcaaagataaatggtgtatcggcggctagcagattgctcagagattttgcgatttttgaaaaatcctttataaacctcctatagaatcctgcatgccccagaaagattctgattgccttaacattggtaggtgatggtaattttttaattacttctaccttagcttgatccacatctattcccttgttcgaaattctGTGCCCAAAGACAATTCCTTCAATTACCATAAAGTAGCATTTCTCcaagtttaaaaccaggttagtctcttggcatctttttagaacaagtgctagatggtcaagacaggagctgaatgagtctcccaatactgagaagtcatccatgaaaactttcaaaaatttctctaccatatcagagaagatagaaagcatgcacctctgaaaggttgcaggtacattgcacagaccaaatggcatccttctgtaggcaaataatccagatggacatgtgaatgctgttttctcttggtcttaaGGATCTACTGtgatttggttgtaacctgaatagccatccaaaaagcagtagtattcatgacctgctagtctttctagcatctggtctatgaatggtaaaggaaaatgatcctttctggtggctgtattgagccttctatagtcaatacacatacgccaccatgtaactgttcttgtaggaaccagttcattcttttcattatgaaccactattatgcctccctttttggggacaacttggatagggcttacccaggggctatcagaaataggataaataatcccagcctctagtaacttagtgacctctttctgcaccacctccttcatggctggattcagcc harbors:
- the LOC107469911 gene encoding glutathione S-transferase 1 isoform X3; translated protein: MTFPKEHSIFRLHILFCRITSLRKKVGPHEKLPWAQSVIRKGFTALEKLLKDHAGRYATGDEIFLCKITWRILIGVAMENVIRQPIPKQLR
- the LOC107469911 gene encoding glutathione S-transferase zeta class isoform X4, with the translated sequence MTFPKEHSIFRLHILFCRITSLRKKVGPHEKLPWAQSVIRKGFTALEKLLKDHAGRYATGDEIFLCKITWRILIGVAMENVIRQPIPKLR